The Daucus carota subsp. sativus chromosome 9, DH1 v3.0, whole genome shotgun sequence genome window below encodes:
- the LOC108203043 gene encoding pentatricopeptide repeat-containing protein At1g13040, mitochondrial isoform X3, whose amino-acid sequence MICILYIDHQSDMYRALGWKRLSYRFKIAHFVKTGLIDKALQLFDEMSQSDCRVFSVDYNRIIGVLVKHSRFELAEEYYAKMGPKGFSLNSFTYSRFISGLCKVGEFEVIQRLLEDMDKVGVVPDMWACNLYLNLLCSESLVDVALEVLRVMGEKGREPDVVSYTIVVSGLCRVKRIDDAVKLWYLMIGKGIVPDDKACRALVLGLCDCGKVDLAYELTLGDLKGRVEFSTGIYNVLICGFCQAGRIDKAQAIKTFMRRNGCKPDLVTYNVLLNYCCDELMLDEAEKLVDKMERGGLNPDSYSYNQLLKGFCKAHRIDRAYKLMANKMRLKGLVDVVSYNTIIRALCGASRTEQAYKILEEMAPNGISPDVVTFSILIKAFLREGRPNLAKKLLDQMRILGLSLDRVMYTIIVDHLCKTGRTGMAQSTFRDMIEQGITPDVVSYNALINGFCRASRVSDAMVLYEEMQTKGVHPDELTFKLVIRGLIQEKKLSIACTVWDQMMEKGFTLDRDVSETLITAISDNASRR is encoded by the exons ATGATATGTATTCTATATATAGACCACCAATCTGATATGTATAGAGCTCTTGGATGGAAGCGTCTCTCGTATCGTTTTAAGATTGCCCATTTTGTTAAAACTGGTCTTATTGATAAAGCACTCCAgttgtttgatgaaatgtctCAGTCAGATTGTAGGGTTTTTAGTGTTGATTATAATAGGATTATTGGGGTTTTGGTTAAGCATTCTAGGTTTGAGTTAGCTGAGGAGTATTATGCGAAGATGGGTCCGAAAGGGTTTTCGTTGAATTCTTTTACTTACTCGAGGTTTATTAGTGGGTTGTGTAAGGTTGGGGAGTTTGAAGTTATTCAGAGGCTTTTGGAAGATATGGATAAAGTGGGGGTGGTTCCGGATATGTGGGCGTGTAATTTGTATTTGAATCTTTTGTGTTCGGAGAGTTTGGTTGATGTGGCGTTGGAGGTTTTGAGAGTTATGGGTGAGAAGGGAAGGGAGCCGGATGTGGTGAGTTATACTATTGTTGTTAGTGGGTTGTGCAGGGTGAAGAGAATTGATGATGCTGTTAAGTTGTGGTATTTGATGATTGGGAAAGGTATTGTTCCGGATGATAAGGCTTGTCGGGCACTTGTTCTTGGTTTGTGTGATTGTGGGAAGGTTGATTTGGCTTATGAGCTTACGTTGGGTGACTTGAAAGGAAGAGTGGAATTTAGCACGGGGATTTACAATGTACTTATATGCGGATTTTGTCAAGCTGGGAGGATTGATAAAGCACAGGCAATTAAAACGTTCATGAGAAGGAATGGGTGTAAACCAGATTTGGTTACTTACAATGTGCTGTTGAATTATTGTTGTGATGAGCTGATGTTGGACGAGGCAGAGAAGTTGGTAGATAAGATGGAGAGAGGTGGGTTGAATCCCGATAGCTATAGCTACAACCAACTCCTCAAGGGCTTTTGCAAAGCTCACCGGATTGATAGGGCGTACAAGTTGATGGCGAATAAAATGAGGCTGAAAGGCTTAGTAGATGTTGTATCATATAACACAATAATTAGAGCACTCTGTGGAGCTTCTCGTACTGAGCAAGCTTATAAGATACTGGAGGAGATGGCCCCTAATGGGATTTCTCCTGATGTGGTAACATTTTCAATTCTTATCAAAGCCTTTCTTAGAGAAGGCAGACCCAATTTAGCCAAAAAGCTTCTTGACCAGATGAGAATTTTGGGCTTGTCACTTGATCGTGTGATGTATACAATCATTGTTGATCACTTGTGTAAGACCGGGAGAACTGGAATGGCTCAAAGCACATTCCGTGATATGATAGAGCAGGGGATCACCCCTGACGTTGTGTCGTACAATGCACTTATTAATGGGTTTTGCAGGGCATCTCGAGTGTCTGATGCGATGGTTTTATATGAGGAGATGCAGACCAAAGGAGTGCATCCAGATGAACTTACTTTCAAATTGGTTATTCGAGGTCTTATACAGGAAAAGAAGCTTTCAATTGCTTGCACAGTCTGGGATCAGATGATGGAGAAGGGCTTCACACTTGATAGAGATGTTTCTGAGACACTTATCACTGCTATATCTGACAATGCATCCCGCA GGTGA
- the LOC108203043 gene encoding pentatricopeptide repeat-containing protein At1g13040, mitochondrial isoform X2, with translation MICILYIDHQSDMYRALGWKRLSYRFKIAHFVKTGLIDKALQLFDEMSQSDCRVFSVDYNRIIGVLVKHSRFELAEEYYAKMGPKGFSLNSFTYSRFISGLCKVGEFEVIQRLLEDMDKVGVVPDMWACNLYLNLLCSESLVDVALEVLRVMGEKGREPDVVSYTIVVSGLCRVKRIDDAVKLWYLMIGKGIVPDDKACRALVLGLCDCGKVDLAYELTLGDLKGRVEFSTGIYNVLICGFCQAGRIDKAQAIKTFMRRNGCKPDLVTYNVLLNYCCDELMLDEAEKLVDKMERGGLNPDSYSYNQLLKGFCKAHRIDRAYKLMANKMRLKGLVDVVSYNTIIRALCGASRTEQAYKILEEMAPNGISPDVVTFSILIKAFLREGRPNLAKKLLDQMRILGLSLDRVMYTIIVDHLCKTGRTGMAQSTFRDMIEQGITPDVVSYNALINGFCRASRVSDAMVLYEEMQTKGVHPDELTFKLVIRGLIQEKKLSIACTVWDQMMEKGFTLDRDVSETLITAISDNASRSKTNG, from the exons ATGATATGTATTCTATATATAGACCACCAATCTGATATGTATAGAGCTCTTGGATGGAAGCGTCTCTCGTATCGTTTTAAGATTGCCCATTTTGTTAAAACTGGTCTTATTGATAAAGCACTCCAgttgtttgatgaaatgtctCAGTCAGATTGTAGGGTTTTTAGTGTTGATTATAATAGGATTATTGGGGTTTTGGTTAAGCATTCTAGGTTTGAGTTAGCTGAGGAGTATTATGCGAAGATGGGTCCGAAAGGGTTTTCGTTGAATTCTTTTACTTACTCGAGGTTTATTAGTGGGTTGTGTAAGGTTGGGGAGTTTGAAGTTATTCAGAGGCTTTTGGAAGATATGGATAAAGTGGGGGTGGTTCCGGATATGTGGGCGTGTAATTTGTATTTGAATCTTTTGTGTTCGGAGAGTTTGGTTGATGTGGCGTTGGAGGTTTTGAGAGTTATGGGTGAGAAGGGAAGGGAGCCGGATGTGGTGAGTTATACTATTGTTGTTAGTGGGTTGTGCAGGGTGAAGAGAATTGATGATGCTGTTAAGTTGTGGTATTTGATGATTGGGAAAGGTATTGTTCCGGATGATAAGGCTTGTCGGGCACTTGTTCTTGGTTTGTGTGATTGTGGGAAGGTTGATTTGGCTTATGAGCTTACGTTGGGTGACTTGAAAGGAAGAGTGGAATTTAGCACGGGGATTTACAATGTACTTATATGCGGATTTTGTCAAGCTGGGAGGATTGATAAAGCACAGGCAATTAAAACGTTCATGAGAAGGAATGGGTGTAAACCAGATTTGGTTACTTACAATGTGCTGTTGAATTATTGTTGTGATGAGCTGATGTTGGACGAGGCAGAGAAGTTGGTAGATAAGATGGAGAGAGGTGGGTTGAATCCCGATAGCTATAGCTACAACCAACTCCTCAAGGGCTTTTGCAAAGCTCACCGGATTGATAGGGCGTACAAGTTGATGGCGAATAAAATGAGGCTGAAAGGCTTAGTAGATGTTGTATCATATAACACAATAATTAGAGCACTCTGTGGAGCTTCTCGTACTGAGCAAGCTTATAAGATACTGGAGGAGATGGCCCCTAATGGGATTTCTCCTGATGTGGTAACATTTTCAATTCTTATCAAAGCCTTTCTTAGAGAAGGCAGACCCAATTTAGCCAAAAAGCTTCTTGACCAGATGAGAATTTTGGGCTTGTCACTTGATCGTGTGATGTATACAATCATTGTTGATCACTTGTGTAAGACCGGGAGAACTGGAATGGCTCAAAGCACATTCCGTGATATGATAGAGCAGGGGATCACCCCTGACGTTGTGTCGTACAATGCACTTATTAATGGGTTTTGCAGGGCATCTCGAGTGTCTGATGCGATGGTTTTATATGAGGAGATGCAGACCAAAGGAGTGCATCCAGATGAACTTACTTTCAAATTGGTTATTCGAGGTCTTATACAGGAAAAGAAGCTTTCAATTGCTTGCACAGTCTGGGATCAGATGATGGAGAAGGGCTTCACACTTGATAGAGATGTTTCTGAGACACTTATCACTGCTATATCTGACAATGCATCCCGCAGTAAGACAAATG GGTGA
- the LOC108203043 gene encoding pentatricopeptide repeat-containing protein At1g13040, mitochondrial isoform X1, whose product MICILYIDHQSDMYRALGWKRLSYRFKIAHFVKTGLIDKALQLFDEMSQSDCRVFSVDYNRIIGVLVKHSRFELAEEYYAKMGPKGFSLNSFTYSRFISGLCKVGEFEVIQRLLEDMDKVGVVPDMWACNLYLNLLCSESLVDVALEVLRVMGEKGREPDVVSYTIVVSGLCRVKRIDDAVKLWYLMIGKGIVPDDKACRALVLGLCDCGKVDLAYELTLGDLKGRVEFSTGIYNVLICGFCQAGRIDKAQAIKTFMRRNGCKPDLVTYNVLLNYCCDELMLDEAEKLVDKMERGGLNPDSYSYNQLLKGFCKAHRIDRAYKLMANKMRLKGLVDVVSYNTIIRALCGASRTEQAYKILEEMAPNGISPDVVTFSILIKAFLREGRPNLAKKLLDQMRILGLSLDRVMYTIIVDHLCKTGRTGMAQSTFRDMIEQGITPDVVSYNALINGFCRASRVSDAMVLYEEMQTKGVHPDELTFKLVIRGLIQEKKLSIACTVWDQMMEKGFTLDRDVSETLITAISDNASRSKTNGLCIILP is encoded by the coding sequence ATGATATGTATTCTATATATAGACCACCAATCTGATATGTATAGAGCTCTTGGATGGAAGCGTCTCTCGTATCGTTTTAAGATTGCCCATTTTGTTAAAACTGGTCTTATTGATAAAGCACTCCAgttgtttgatgaaatgtctCAGTCAGATTGTAGGGTTTTTAGTGTTGATTATAATAGGATTATTGGGGTTTTGGTTAAGCATTCTAGGTTTGAGTTAGCTGAGGAGTATTATGCGAAGATGGGTCCGAAAGGGTTTTCGTTGAATTCTTTTACTTACTCGAGGTTTATTAGTGGGTTGTGTAAGGTTGGGGAGTTTGAAGTTATTCAGAGGCTTTTGGAAGATATGGATAAAGTGGGGGTGGTTCCGGATATGTGGGCGTGTAATTTGTATTTGAATCTTTTGTGTTCGGAGAGTTTGGTTGATGTGGCGTTGGAGGTTTTGAGAGTTATGGGTGAGAAGGGAAGGGAGCCGGATGTGGTGAGTTATACTATTGTTGTTAGTGGGTTGTGCAGGGTGAAGAGAATTGATGATGCTGTTAAGTTGTGGTATTTGATGATTGGGAAAGGTATTGTTCCGGATGATAAGGCTTGTCGGGCACTTGTTCTTGGTTTGTGTGATTGTGGGAAGGTTGATTTGGCTTATGAGCTTACGTTGGGTGACTTGAAAGGAAGAGTGGAATTTAGCACGGGGATTTACAATGTACTTATATGCGGATTTTGTCAAGCTGGGAGGATTGATAAAGCACAGGCAATTAAAACGTTCATGAGAAGGAATGGGTGTAAACCAGATTTGGTTACTTACAATGTGCTGTTGAATTATTGTTGTGATGAGCTGATGTTGGACGAGGCAGAGAAGTTGGTAGATAAGATGGAGAGAGGTGGGTTGAATCCCGATAGCTATAGCTACAACCAACTCCTCAAGGGCTTTTGCAAAGCTCACCGGATTGATAGGGCGTACAAGTTGATGGCGAATAAAATGAGGCTGAAAGGCTTAGTAGATGTTGTATCATATAACACAATAATTAGAGCACTCTGTGGAGCTTCTCGTACTGAGCAAGCTTATAAGATACTGGAGGAGATGGCCCCTAATGGGATTTCTCCTGATGTGGTAACATTTTCAATTCTTATCAAAGCCTTTCTTAGAGAAGGCAGACCCAATTTAGCCAAAAAGCTTCTTGACCAGATGAGAATTTTGGGCTTGTCACTTGATCGTGTGATGTATACAATCATTGTTGATCACTTGTGTAAGACCGGGAGAACTGGAATGGCTCAAAGCACATTCCGTGATATGATAGAGCAGGGGATCACCCCTGACGTTGTGTCGTACAATGCACTTATTAATGGGTTTTGCAGGGCATCTCGAGTGTCTGATGCGATGGTTTTATATGAGGAGATGCAGACCAAAGGAGTGCATCCAGATGAACTTACTTTCAAATTGGTTATTCGAGGTCTTATACAGGAAAAGAAGCTTTCAATTGCTTGCACAGTCTGGGATCAGATGATGGAGAAGGGCTTCACACTTGATAGAGATGTTTCTGAGACACTTATCACTGCTATATCTGACAATGCATCCCGCAGTAAGACAAATGGTTTGTGTATAATCTTGCCTTAA
- the LOC108202701 gene encoding uncharacterized protein LOC108202701: MYRPRETNPHFLSLQPVNQPQPPESIINQPLLPSQPPHQQHQPPLSQPNPGIDLPVQPLPGPSYEVPPQPQPRLQRQGKRRERRGAGLLSDPTRPQPGAGQMSDPNRPPFAAAPLLDPTLLQLGPDNHSPPHSQARRQRQPHDPELLVAASPKTPKMPMHSDHPAAHQQHQSSAQNIIPPRKTKPFTWCIAIFCAIFWVLFILIGLIILIVYLVNHPKSPKFDVAGASLNAAYLDTNNLFNADLTILTNFTNPNRKLSVNFKHIVISLYFDGVPIATEYIDHFHLGKAQYLLANVQMLTSQVRLSQVRSQKLAGQIGSGRISFDVKSFFRAKSKSGNVLKYSYSLHGLCSIVMTPPPGGVLVAKTCETKS; the protein is encoded by the coding sequence ATGTATCGCCCACGTGAAACCAACCCGCATTTTCTCTCCTTACAACCAGTAAACCAACCTCAGCCACCTGAGTCTATCATCAACCAACCCTTGCTCCCCTCGCAGCCACCACATCAACAGCACCAGCCACCCCTGTCACAACCCAACCCTGGCATTGACTTGCCTGTACAGCCACTGCCCGGTCCCAGTTATGAGGTGCCTCCTCAACCACAACCACGACTACAGCGTCAAGGTAAACGAAGGGAGCGACGTGGAGCTGGCCTTCTGTCTGATCCTACACGGCCACAACCCGGTGCTGGCCAAATGTCGGATCCCAATCGGCCACCATTTGCTGCTGCCCCCCTGTTGGATCCCACACTCTTACAACTCGGTCCTGACAATCACTCCCCTCCACACTCACAAGCACGTCGCCAACGACAACCTCATGATCCTGAACTTCTTGTTGCTGCTTCACCAAAAACACCCAAAATGCCAATGCATTCAGATCATCCAGCAGCTCACCAACAGCATCAATCCTCAGCTCAGAATATCATCCCACCCCGCAAAACCAAGCCTTTTACATGGTGTATTGCCATCTTCTGTGCAATCTTCTGGGTTCTGTTCATTTTAATAGGCCTTATAATCCTCATAGTGTATCTTGTAAACCACCCGAAAAGTCCAAAGTTTGATGTCGCGGGAGCAAGCCTGAATGCAGCATATCTCGATACAAATAATCTCTTCAATGCTGACCTTACCATCTTAACCAACTTCACGAACCCAAACAGAAAACTAAGTGTGAACTTCAAACACATTGTTATCAGTCTCTACTTCGATGGAGTTCCTATTGCCACAGAGTACATTGATCATTTCCATTTAGGAAAGGCACAATATTTGCTTGCAAATGTTCAAATGTTGACAAGCCAGGTTAGGCTCTCTCAGGTTCGTAGCCAAAAGCTTGCAGGGCAGATTGGAAGCGGCAGAATCAGCTTCGATGTTAAGAGTTTCTTTAGAGCAAAGTCGAAATCGGGAAATGTTCTCAAGTATTCATATTCGTTGCATGGTCTATGTAGTATCGTTATGACACCTCCACCTGGTGGAGTTTTGGTGGCGAAAACTTGTGAAACAAAAAGCTAA
- the LOC108202700 gene encoding uncharacterized protein LOC108202700 — translation MTSNEDESNDAVLSDVEDEDPAPIEVGSSSLDENVSVEKFREIFAELEREKLAREAAETSKSELQVSFNRLKVLAHEAIRKRDETNRVKDEVVRERDEAIRSRDEALRESEKLRIELEEVGRVRDEVLEKCEAVRGEIETGARMLMNGIEKISGKVSGFRDFSGGGLPRSQKYSGLPAVAYGVIKRTNEIVEEMIRQVELKGKERDEVREQMEQRNYEIAIEVSQLEATIDGLKEEVVKKGSVVEGLEKLVSEKDGKLGDLEREMLEKQGLAEDELVRLRGLVDESEGKLRNLEVKMDSQRPLLVEQLKFVAKIHDQIDNVIKIVEGNKLDQSELSESLFLPKETDMEENVRASLAGMESIYELSRNVVEKVRELVEERSNEVKRLNDTVSQLVKEKEHIGTLLRSALSKRVSADLSSKTNELFKVAENGLKEAGIDYKFSNHMRDGKGLPLYDKKDALVAEEDEIYTLAGALENIIKQSQLEIIELKHTVDELRAEADLLRQHVEAQAKELNQRKQKLEELEEKERVANENVEGLMMDIAVAEEEITRWKVAAQQEADAGKAVEQDFMAQLSVVRQELEEAKQAVIESEKKLKFKEETADAAMAARDAAEKSLRLADLRSSRLRDKVEELTRQLETHETSRSVLSRPRYACWPWEWLGLNFVGSHQPPTHQESTNEMELSEPLI, via the exons ATGACGAGCAACGAAGATGAGTCTAACGACGCCGTTTTGAGCGACGTGGAGGACGAAGATCCGGCGCCGATCGAGGTCGGGAGTAGTTCGCTGGATGAGAACGTGTCCGTTGAGAAGTTCCGCGAGATTTTCGCGGAGCTGGAGAGAGAGAAGCTAGCGAGAGAAGCGGCGGAAACGTCGAAATCGGAGTTGCAGGTGTCGTTTAATCGGTTGAAGGTGTTGGCTCATGAAGCGATTCGGAAGAGAGACGAGACGAATCGAGTGAAAGACGAGGTGGTACGAGAGAGAGATGAGGCGATTAGGAGTCGTGACGAGGCTTTGAGAGAGAGTGAGAAGTTGAGAATTGAGTTGGAGGAGGTAGGGAGAGTGAGAGATGAAGTTTTGGAGAAATGTGAGGCGGTGAGAGGTGAGATCGAGACAGGGGCGAGGATGTTGATGAATGGAATTGAGAAGATTTCGGGGAAAGTGAGTGGATTTAGGGATTTTAGTGGAGGTGGATTGCCGAGATCACAGAAGTATAGTGGATTACCGGCTGTGGCATATGGTGTGATTAAGCGAACGAATGAGATTGTCGAGGAGATGATTAGGCAGGTTGAGTTGAAAGGGAAGGAGAGGGATGAGGTTAGGGAGCAAATGGAGCAGCGGAATTATGAGATTGCGATTGAGGTTTCGCAGCTCGAGGCTACAATTGATGGATTGAAGGAGGAAGTGGTGAAGAAGGGGAGTGTTGTGGAGGGGTTGGAGAAGTTGGTGAGTGAGAAAGACGGGAAGTTGGGGGATTTGGAGAGGGAGATGTTGGAAAAACAAGGTTTAGCGGAGGATGAGTTGGTGAGGTTGAGGGGACTGGTTGACGAGAGTGAGGGTAAGTTGAGGAATTTGGAAGTGAAGATGGATTCACAGAGGCCGTTGTTGGTGGAGCAGTTGAAGTTTGTGGCAAAAATACATGATCAGATTGATAATGTTATTAAGATAGTGGAGGGTAATAAGTTGGATCAGTCGGAATTGTCTGAGTCTTTGTTTTTACCAAAAGAAACGGATATGGAAGAGAATGTACGTGCTTCTTTGGCGGGAATGGAGTCGATATATGAATTAAGTAGAAATGTTGTTGAGAAAGTAAGGGAATTGGTAGAGGAGAGGAGTAATGAAGTAAAGAGGCTGAATGATACGGTTTCACAGTTAGTTAAGGAGAAAGAGCATATAGGAACCTTGCTTAGAAGTGCTTTGTCGAAAAGAGTGTCAGCGGATTTGTCATCCAAAACCAATGAACTTTTCAAAGTTGCGGAAAATGGATTGAAAGAGGCGGGTATCGATTATAAGTTTAGTAATCATATGAGGGATGGAAAGGGACTGCCTTTATATGACAAGAAAGATGCTCTAGTGGCAGAGGAGGATGAAATTTATACTTTG GCGGGTGCCTTGGAGAATATCATTAAGCAATCACAGCTTGAAATAATTGAGCTAAAGCACACTGTTGACGAACTCAG GGCAGAGGCAGATTTACTCAGACAGCATGTTGAAGCTCAGGCCAAGGAACTCAATCAAAGGAAGCAAAAGTTAGAGGAACTCGAAGAGAAAGAGAGAGTCGCCAATGAAAAT GTTGAAGGGCTTATGATGGACATTGCTGTAGCTGAAGAAGAAATTACAAGATGGAAAGTAGCTGCACAACAAGAAGCCGATGCGGGTAAAGCAGTTGAACAAGATTTTATGGCACAG TTATCAGTTGTTCGTCAGGAACTGGAAGAGGCAAAGCAAGCTGTAATAGAGTCCGAGAAAAAACTTAAGTTTAAAGAAGAAACAGCAGATGCTGCCATGGCAGCAAGGGATGCAGCTGAGAAATCATTGAGGTTGGCTGATTTAAGATCTTCTAGGCTTAGAGATAAAGTTGAGGAGCTAACTCGCCAGCTTGAAACACATGAAACCTCAAGATCTGTTTTAAGTAGGCCGAGATATGCTTGTTGGCCATGGGAATGGCTTGGCCTCAACTTTGTTGGTTCTCACCAACCGCCTACACATCAAGAAAGTACTAACGAAATGGAACTTTCTGAACCTCTCATATAG
- the LOC108201898 gene encoding E3 ubiquitin-protein ligase RGLG5, whose product MGSKFSKYRRNRSGRGGSSAGNINGASRAGNVDRFRYYTPQHRHAPARQHFSPLTPQHHRAASPYSSQSSCSGQQRNLDNKYSRIADNYQTFEQVTAALTDAGLESSNLIVGIDFTKSNEWTGTRSFNRQSLHHIGDVQNPYEQAISIIGKTLSAFDEDNQIPCFGFGDASTHDQDVFSFYPNQAYCNGFEEVLRRYREIIPHLKLSGPTSFAPIIEMAMTIVEESCGQYHVLLIIADGQVTRSIDTHEGQLSPQEKQTIDAIVRASSYPLSIILVGVGDGPWDTMRVFDDNIPARAFDNFQFVNFTEIMSKNLSYQRRKTEFALAALMEIPSQYKATLELNILGRQMGDDPNRIPLPPPLYGTTSFISGLKPFPSRSFNQNTPIHPMPNIVSAQPPASSSSVDDHLLCAICLVNPKNMAFGCGHQTCCECGVGLQSCPICRSQIKTRIKLFS is encoded by the exons ATGGGAAGTAAGTTTTCGAAATACAGGCGAAATCGAAGTGGTCGTGGAGGATCATCGGCCGGAAATATTAATGGCGCTTCACGAGCAGGGAATGTCGATCGTTTTCGGTATTATACGCCACAGCATCGCCATGCACCGGCACGGCAGCATTTTAGTCCCCTGACACCGCAGCATCACCGCGCGGCTTCGCCTTATAGTTCTCAGTCGTCGTGTTCGGGACAACAGAGGAATTTGGATAATAAGTATTCGAGGATCGCAGATAATTATCAGACATTCGAACAG GTTACCGCTGCCTTGACTGATGCTGGATTAGAGTCGTCGAATCTAATTGTTGGCATTGATTTTACCAAGAGCAATGAGTGGACAG GTACCAGGTCATTCAATCGGCAGAGCTTGCACCATATAGGAGACGTTCAGAACCCTTATGAACAAGCAATATCTATAATTGGAAAGACGTTATCTGCTTTTGACGAGGATAATCAGATTCCATGTTTTGGATTTGGGGATG CATCTACACATGATCAAGACGTCTTCAGTTTCTATCCGAATCAAGCTTACTGCAATGGATTTGAAGAGGTGTTGAGACGATACAGAGAAATAATTCCTCACCTTAAGCTCTCAG GACCGACATCTTTTGCGCCTATAATTGAAATGGCCATGACTATTGTTGAAGAAAGCTGTGGCCAGTATCATGTACTGCTGATAATTGCTGATGGGCAG GTGACAAGGAGCATTGACACTCATGAAGGCCAGTTGAGCCCGCAAGAGAAGCAGACTATTGATGCTATCGTGAGAGCCAG TTCATATCCTTTGTCAATTATATTGGTTGGGGTTGGAGATGGTCCTTGGGACACAATGAGGGTGTTTGATGATAATATCCCTGCTAGAGCCTTTGATAATTTTCAG TTTGTGAATTTCACGGAGATTATGTCGAAAAATTTGAGTTACCAAAGAAGAAAGACCGAATTTGCTCTTGCAGCATTGATGGAAATACCTTCTCAATATAAAGCAACTCTGGAGCTCAACATATTGGG ACGTCAGATGGGCGACGATCCTAATAGGATTCCACTTCCTCCGCCTCTTTATGGTACCACGTCTTTCATTAGTGGCTTGAAACCTTTCCCTTCAAGAAGCTTTAACCAGAACACACCCATTCATCCGATGCCCAATATTGTCTCTGCACAACCACCCGCATCTTCAAGTTCTGTTGATGATCATCTG TTATGTGCCATTTGTCTTGTTAATCCGAAAAACATGGCTTTTGGTTGCGGGCATCAG ACATGCTGTGAGTGTGGCGTTGGTCTTCAGTCATGTCCAATCTGCCGTAGCCAAATTAAAACCAGAATCAAGCTCTTCTCATAG